A region of Toxotes jaculatrix isolate fToxJac2 chromosome 23, fToxJac2.pri, whole genome shotgun sequence DNA encodes the following proteins:
- the LOC121177512 gene encoding protein c-ets-1-B-like, which yields MDCSTNELDTLDVPPLTPTSKEVLSQAVKATFAGFTQERIDHHFPQDPTLWSEWEVNHWLDWCQAEFGLHWLGSDLRGLQGSELCSLDRDAFLSLMSDCTAGEILWEHLETMRRENYPDYVQEHPDKHSYHLQYYPTERKDLHTLDPVSVHHQDFYLIKTEQEPSRNVAPSALRQETGGNRETDSEVQIAHGDDSDIDGSLSWTAPLQDIDPVMEVTLSEDVFTLPQPHRSFKEYIGNKIDLGRAVIPAAILAGYTGSGPIQLWQFLLELLTDRSCQSCISWTGDGWEFKLTDPDEVALLWGRRKNKPKMNYEKLSRGLRYYYDKNIIRKTAGKRYVYRFVCNLQGLLGYEPGELHAMLDISSKNR from the exons ATGGACTGCAGCACTAACG AGCTGGACACCCTGGACGTCCCTCCTCTTACCCCGACCAGTAAGGAGGTCCTGAGCCAGGCGGTGAAGGCCACCTTCGCTGGCTTCACCCAGGAGAGAATCGACCACCACTTTCCACAGG ATCCCACCTTGTGGTCTGAGTGGGAGGTGAACCACTGGCTGGACTGGTGCCAGGCTGAGTTTGGCCTCCACTGGCTGGGCTCAGACCTGAGAGGCCTGCAGGGGAGCGAGCTGTGCAGTCTGGACCGGGATGCTTTCCTCAGCCTGATGTCTGACTGCACGGCGGGGGAGATCCTCTGGGAACATCTGGAGACCATGAGGAGAG AAAACTACCCAGACTATGTTCAGGAGCATCCAGACAAACACAGTTACCATCTTCAGTATTATCCCACTGAAAGGAAAGACCTCCACACTCTGGACCCTGTGAGTGTCCACCATCAAGACTTCTATCTGATCAAAACAGAACAAGAGCCCAGCAGGAACGTGGCCCCTTCTGCTCTGCGtcaggaaacaggaggaaacagag AGACGGACTCGGAAGTACAGATTGCTCATGGTGACGATTCCGACATTGATGGCTCTCTGTCATGGACTGCTCCACTCCAGGACATAGACCCAGTCATGGAGGTGACCCTGTCGGAAGATGTCTTTACTTTGCCACAGCCACACAGGAGCTTCAAAGAATACATAGGCAACAAAATAGATCTGGGCAGAGCCGTGATACCAGCAGCCATCCTAGCTGGTTACACTG GAAGTGGTCCCATTCAGCTGTGGCAGTTTCTCCTGGAGCTTCTGACAGACCGGAGCTGTCAGTCCTGTATAAGCTGGACGGGAGATGGGTGGGAGTTCAAGCTGACGGACCCTGACGAG GTGGCACTGCTGTGGGGTCGGAGGAAGAACAAACCCAAGATGAACTACGAGAAGCTGAGTCGCGGCCTTCGCTACTACTACGACAAAAACATCATACGCAAGACGGCCGGCAAACGCTACGTCTACCGCTTTGTCTGCAACCTGCAAGGCCTGCTGGGATACGAGCCTGGAGAGCTGCATGCTATGTTGGACATCAGTAGCAAGAATCGCTGA